The DNA segment CGAAAACAGGCAGCCGACCATATCGCCGGTCACAGCCACGAAATCGGCTGTGCTGAAATCGGTATTGATGCGATTGATGATGTGAGCCAGATTGTCAAGATTGCGCTGTGCATTGTAGTCAATACTGTCAGCATTTCCGGGCAGCCGGACATGCGTATCGGAGATTACCAGAAACCTGAAGTCTGCATTGAAATCATCTTGTGGAGAGTCTGACTTGCCGCCTCCACATGAAATAAAAAGGCCGACTGTCATAATCAGCCAGGCAGTAAGAATCAGCCTGAATACGCCAGCCGTTCTGCAGAAAACATCAGAAGATGAAATAATAAAGCGGTTTGACAATTAATCTGCCCCCGGTATTTCGATTGTCACCTCATCAGGCTTTACGGCATTACTGTCCATCACCATGATCTCGGCGGAATAATCCTGCTCGAGTTTTACAAGGTGGCTGCGGTATTTATTGAGCAGAGACAGGGCAACGTCCCTCGGGAGGGTCACTCTTATCTTCTGCTGCCTGTTGCGGTCAAGAAAGAGGTGGATTTCTCTGAGCGCCATAAGTGCGGAAGAATCATCCGAGCGGACTATGCCATGCCCGCAGCATGATGGGCACACGACATGGCTTTTTTCGAGTATGGGGGGCGAAAGCCTTTCTCTGGACATTTCGAGGATACCAAACTGGGAAATGCGTCCGAGCCTTGAGTGGGCCCGGTCATTTTTGAGTGATTCCTTGAGTGTTTTCTCTACCTTTTTTATGCTCTCCTTGGATCTCATATCGATGAAATCAATAACTATTAATCCGCCCAGATCTCTAAGAATGAGCTGCCTTGCAATTTCTTGTGCAGCTTCGAGATTTGCATTGAGAGCTGTCTCCTCCATGTCTTTGCCGTTGCTGGCCTGACCTGAATTCACGTCGATGGACACGAGGGCTTCCGTCGGGTCGATCACTATATGTCCGCCGCTTTTTAATTTGACTTTGCGGCTATAGACACCTGTAAGCTGTTTTTCAAGTTCGTATTTCGTGAACAGAGGCCTGGAATCACGGTAAAGCTTCAATATGTTCTTGTAACGGGGCATAACGCTTTTCATGAAGGATACCGCCTTCTTGTAAGTCGCTTCATCGTCGATAAGGACTTCCTTCATGTCTATGCTGAAATAATCGCGGATGGATCTGATTACTACGTCGTCTTCGGAATATATAAGGGCCGGCGACGTCGCACTGGCATAGTCGTCCTCGATTTTCTTCCAGAGCTTGAGGACATAGTTAAGGTCACGCTGCAGCTCGATCTTTGAGCGGTCCATGCCTGCGGTTCTCACGATAACCCCCGTGTCTTTAGGCGGGTTAAGCTGCTTCACTATTTCTTTCAGCCGGTTTCTCTGCTCGTCGTCTTCGATTTTGCGGGAGATGCCGGACGAATCTTGCCCGGGCAGCAGCACCATATACCTTCCGGCAAGCGAGATGTTCATAGTAAGGAGCGCGCCTTTTGCAGACTTTTCATCGCGCACTACCTGAACAGGAATATCCATGCCGTTTTTAATCTGGCTGGAAAGGCTCTTTCCGGGATCGGAATCAGGCACGAACATAAGGTTCATATCGTGCATGGGGAGAAAGCCGTTCTTGTCACGGCCTATTTCAACAAAAACCGCATTGAGCCCTTTCTCGATCCGGGATATCTTCCCCCTGTAAATATTGCCCTTTATCTGCTCCTTCATCGTGCTTTCGATGAAGATTTCCCTTAATATCCCGTCTTCAACCACGGCCACCCTGATCTCTTCGGGATGGACTGCGTTTATAAGCATTTTTTTCATATCACTTCCTGTAATAT comes from the Desulfomonilia bacterium genome and includes:
- a CDS encoding Rne/Rng family ribonuclease: MKKMLINAVHPEEIRVAVVEDGILREIFIESTMKEQIKGNIYRGKISRIEKGLNAVFVEIGRDKNGFLPMHDMNLMFVPDSDPGKSLSSQIKNGMDIPVQVVRDEKSAKGALLTMNISLAGRYMVLLPGQDSSGISRKIEDDEQRNRLKEIVKQLNPPKDTGVIVRTAGMDRSKIELQRDLNYVLKLWKKIEDDYASATSPALIYSEDDVVIRSIRDYFSIDMKEVLIDDEATYKKAVSFMKSVMPRYKNILKLYRDSRPLFTKYELEKQLTGVYSRKVKLKSGGHIVIDPTEALVSIDVNSGQASNGKDMEETALNANLEAAQEIARQLILRDLGGLIVIDFIDMRSKESIKKVEKTLKESLKNDRAHSRLGRISQFGILEMSRERLSPPILEKSHVVCPSCCGHGIVRSDDSSALMALREIHLFLDRNRQQKIRVTLPRDVALSLLNKYRSHLVKLEQDYSAEIMVMDSNAVKPDEVTIEIPGAD